One genomic window of Funiculus sociatus GB2-C1 includes the following:
- a CDS encoding CheR family methyltransferase, whose product MKKTELEDIEIQLLLEGVYLYYGFDFRNYAPASLKRRIWNTIQEEELTSVSALQEKVLHDPECMERFLLNLSVNVTAMFRDPTFYLAFRHKVVPLLRTYPFIRIWCAGCSTGEEVYSMAILLQEEGLYHRCRIYATDMNEMVLRKAKVGIFPLQMMQEYTQQYINAGGKKSFSEYYTAAYESAIFSSSLKENVIFSQHNLAIDSSFNEFNVILCRNVLIYFNQLLQERVHNLLYESLGRFGILGLGRQESLKATPHEKHYEELEGNEKLYRRIR is encoded by the coding sequence ATGAAAAAAACTGAACTCGAAGACATAGAAATTCAGTTGCTATTAGAAGGTGTATATCTGTATTACGGTTTTGATTTTAGAAATTATGCTCCAGCCTCACTCAAACGCCGTATTTGGAACACCATTCAAGAGGAGGAGTTAACTAGCGTATCCGCACTTCAGGAAAAGGTACTCCACGATCCAGAATGTATGGAGAGATTTCTGCTCAATCTCTCCGTCAATGTTACAGCTATGTTTCGCGACCCCACCTTTTATCTAGCATTTAGACACAAAGTTGTACCGCTATTGCGAACCTATCCATTTATTCGGATTTGGTGTGCAGGATGTTCCACTGGCGAAGAAGTCTATTCTATGGCAATTCTGCTGCAAGAAGAAGGTCTTTATCATCGGTGTCGAATCTACGCTACCGACATGAACGAAATGGTATTAAGAAAAGCTAAAGTTGGGATTTTCCCGCTGCAAATGATGCAAGAATATACTCAGCAATATATTAATGCTGGCGGTAAGAAGTCTTTTTCTGAGTATTACACTGCCGCTTATGAGAGCGCTATTTTTAGCTCCTCTCTGAAGGAAAATGTCATCTTTTCCCAACATAATCTGGCTATTGATAGTTCTTTCAATGAATTTAATGTTATATTGTGCCGAAATGTTCTAATTTATTTTAATCAATTGCTTCAAGAGCGGGTTCACAATCTTTTGTATGAAAGCCTCGGTAGATTTGGAATCTTGGGATTAGGACGGCAAGAATCACTCAAAGCAACTCCTCACGAAAAACACTATGAAGAGTTGGAAGGCAATGAGAAACTTTACAGACGGATACGGTAA
- a CDS encoding chemotaxis protein CheB: MAVEIVVIGTSLGGLDALSCLLAGLPKNFPCAVVVAQHRHKDPNNALCSILQQYSPLPLTEAEDKQEIQPRRVYLAPADYHLLVEAGHFALSTEAPVTHARPSIDVLFESAADAYSDRVIGVILTGASRDGVWGLLKIKAHGGLAIVQDPETAESRIMPEAAIASVEVDWILQIHDIAPCLIKLCQPAVQ, from the coding sequence ATGGCAGTTGAAATTGTCGTCATCGGTACGTCGTTGGGTGGCTTAGATGCCCTCAGCTGCCTTCTAGCAGGTCTGCCAAAAAATTTCCCCTGTGCTGTAGTTGTGGCACAACACCGCCACAAAGACCCCAACAACGCCTTGTGCAGCATTTTACAGCAATATAGTCCTCTGCCGCTTACAGAGGCGGAAGATAAACAAGAAATTCAGCCAAGAAGGGTATATTTGGCTCCCGCCGATTATCATTTGCTGGTGGAAGCAGGTCACTTTGCTCTCTCCACTGAGGCTCCTGTCACCCATGCAAGACCGTCTATTGATGTATTGTTCGAGTCAGCAGCTGATGCTTATAGCGATCGCGTTATCGGGGTGATTTTGACGGGGGCGAGTCGGGATGGTGTTTGGGGACTGCTGAAAATCAAAGCACACGGCGGATTAGCTATAGTTCAAGATCCGGAAACAGCAGAAAGTCGTATTATGCCAGAAGCAGCGATCGCATCTGTAGAGGTAGACTGGATTTTGCAGATACACGACATTGCCCCGTGTTTAATCAAACTTTGTCAACCAGCAGTCCAGTGA
- a CDS encoding hybrid sensor histidine kinase/response regulator, producing MQPKDKVNVLLVDDHPENLLALEAILGSLGQNLVRATSGEQALRCLLNQDFAVILLDVQMPGMDGFETATLIRQRPSSRYTPIIFLTAFSTSDNFVFKGYSLGAVDYLLKPLEPEILLSKVAVFVDLFKKTEEVKRQATQLAAVNANLRQSEEQFRSLSACSPVGIFLTDIEGNCTYTNPRYQAIYGITLEESLGEGWATAIHPDDREVVFSSWYACANEGREYSNEFRVQTPHDGIVRWVNARSSPMLSAQGELIGYVGTVEDITERKAAEEARAQIIREQVARQEAEAANRVKDEFLATLSHELRTPLNSMLGWTQLLRSRKFDEKTTARALETIERNAKLQAQLIEDILDVSRIIRGKLNLNICQINLIPIIEAAIDTLRLAAVDKEIQLDFEMDCSLKEGDNLSRTPLIVSGDPSRLQQVVWNLLSNAIKFTPAGGRVEVQLSVVRKLSSWNVETPTDSYAQIKVSDTGVGISADFLPYIFDRFRQADSTTTRRYGGLGLGLAIVRHLVELQGGTVFAQSEGEDQGATFIVNLPLPGSREVVSEDKGDLGQEVTLSPTPHSEHPITPSSHHSLTGLQVLVVDDDTDTRDFLTTVLEEYQVQVTAVASVQEALQALEHLKPDVLVSDIGMPMEDGYGLIRKVRSLEAEHGETIPAIALSGYAKGEERSRSLEAGFQTHLPKPVQPAELIAMVAQLAQRENISDLERSETNT from the coding sequence ATGCAGCCCAAAGATAAAGTTAATGTCCTTTTAGTGGACGATCATCCAGAAAATCTGTTGGCTTTAGAGGCAATACTGGGCAGCCTCGGTCAAAATTTGGTAAGAGCCACATCGGGCGAACAAGCCTTGAGGTGTCTGCTAAATCAAGATTTTGCTGTGATTTTGCTTGATGTCCAGATGCCAGGAATGGATGGATTTGAGACAGCGACGTTGATTAGACAACGCCCATCGTCGCGCTACACCCCCATTATTTTCCTGACAGCATTCAGCACCAGCGACAATTTTGTGTTTAAAGGTTATTCACTGGGTGCGGTGGACTACCTGCTGAAGCCTCTAGAGCCGGAAATATTATTATCCAAGGTGGCGGTGTTTGTTGACCTGTTCAAAAAGACAGAGGAGGTAAAACGACAAGCTACACAACTTGCAGCCGTCAATGCAAACCTGAGACAAAGTGAAGAGCAATTTCGTTCTTTGAGTGCTTGCTCACCTGTTGGTATTTTCTTAACAGATATCGAAGGTAACTGTACCTACACCAACCCACGCTACCAAGCTATTTATGGCATCACCCTTGAAGAGAGTTTAGGAGAAGGTTGGGCTACCGCAATTCATCCCGATGACCGCGAGGTGGTCTTTAGCAGTTGGTATGCCTGCGCCAATGAAGGCAGGGAATACTCGAACGAGTTTCGCGTACAAACGCCTCATGACGGCATAGTGCGTTGGGTTAATGCCCGCTCATCCCCAATGCTCTCCGCTCAAGGCGAACTTATCGGTTATGTTGGCACAGTAGAAGACATCACCGAGCGCAAAGCCGCAGAAGAAGCACGCGCTCAAATTATTCGCGAACAGGTGGCACGACAGGAAGCAGAGGCGGCAAACCGGGTAAAAGACGAGTTCTTAGCAACCCTTTCCCACGAACTCCGCACCCCCCTGAACTCAATGCTGGGCTGGACGCAACTGCTCCGGAGTCGGAAATTTGATGAAAAGACTACGGCTCGTGCTTTGGAAACGATTGAGCGCAACGCGAAGTTGCAGGCGCAACTCATCGAGGATATTTTGGATGTCTCGCGGATTATTCGAGGCAAACTGAATCTCAATATTTGCCAAATCAACCTGATACCAATTATTGAGGCGGCGATAGATACGTTGCGTCTGGCAGCTGTTGATAAGGAGATTCAACTAGATTTTGAAATGGATTGCTCTTTAAAGGAGGGGGACAATTTATCGAGAACACCCCTGATTGTCTCCGGCGATCCCAGCCGCTTGCAGCAAGTTGTCTGGAATCTTCTCTCAAATGCGATTAAGTTCACACCTGCGGGAGGACGTGTCGAAGTTCAACTGTCAGTCGTCAGGAAATTGTCAAGTTGGAATGTGGAAACGCCAACAGACAGCTATGCCCAAATCAAAGTAAGCGACACCGGCGTTGGCATTAGCGCAGACTTTCTGCCGTATATTTTCGATCGCTTCCGTCAGGCTGATAGCACAACAACAAGGCGATATGGCGGTCTGGGGCTTGGGTTGGCGATTGTCCGTCACTTGGTGGAACTGCAAGGCGGTACTGTCTTTGCCCAGAGTGAAGGAGAGGATCAGGGGGCGACGTTTATTGTAAATCTGCCACTCCCTGGAAGCAGGGAAGTTGTTTCGGAAGATAAGGGAGACTTGGGACAGGAAGTTACCTTGTCCCCTACCCCTCATTCCGAGCATCCGATAACCCCATCGTCCCATCACTCCCTCACAGGGTTGCAGGTACTGGTGGTGGATGACGATACTGATACTCGCGATTTTCTGACTACAGTGCTAGAAGAATATCAGGTGCAAGTGACGGCTGTGGCATCGGTGCAGGAGGCACTCCAGGCACTTGAACATTTGAAACCAGATGTACTGGTGAGCGATATTGGGATGCCGATGGAGGACGGTTATGGGTTGATCCGCAAAGTCAGATCCTTGGAGGCAGAGCATGGGGAGACGATTCCAGCGATCGCTCTGTCTGGGTATGCTAAGGGTGAAGAGCGATCGCGATCGCTAGAAGCTGGCTTTCAGACGCATCTACCTAAACCAGTGCAGCCAGCTGAATTAATCGCAATGGTTGCCCAACTTGCCCAAAGAGAAAATATCTCGGATTTGGAGCGTTCGGAGACTAATACTTAA